AAATATTACATGGTAGATGACTATGCTTTTTTCTTGGCTggtgttttctttttcttggtcTCAACAGGGGTACCATTCTCAGCAGCAGCTTGAGCAGCAAGCTGTTTCTTCGTTGGCTTTCGTGGcttctttggtttatcagcttttttcttggatgCAGGCACCTTAGTGTTCGGCTTTGTGGTCTTTTTCTCGTCATCTTGAGTGTTGGCTTTTACTTCAGTGATGTTATCATTTTTTGTAGGTAGCCCCGCAGAAAAAGGTTTGGTATTCACACCACGAAGCCCAGAGAGCCCCGTGTATCCTCCTACATTAGAAGTTTCTGAGTTTAAGCCATTCGTATTAACTTCCTTGTTTAATAAGTTTTGCCTTCTCAAACTTTCAACGAATCTCAACCTTTCGAACCTTGGTAATTCAATATCCTGTTTGTTTATCGAGATGTTACTATGTGCCGAAGATTCATTCATAATCAGCATGACTTTTTCGTATTTAGAATTCAGTTGTGATTCGTCATTATGGAGTGGCTTATAACTGTAATTCTCAAAGTCTATCaactttctctttttatttggCCTAAATCGTTCATTTACAACTTCCCTCATGTCTTTCCGGTGTGGGAAAACCATTTTGTCATTCACTTCATCATAAGTAGGCAAAACCATTTGTTCAGTCGGCCATAATGACTTATCTTGCAAGTATGGATTTTGGATTGGCTGCAGGTTTACATTTCTTGCAGTGGCAGTTAAAAGCTCACTTTCAAATGTTAGAACAAACGAATCGCCAAAAAGTTGTGTATCTGTGGTTAAACAAAAATCTTCATATAATCCTGATTGAGTTAATCTCAAAATCGTACGGTATTCCTTAAACGGTTTTTTACTAGAGGCCAAATCCCCTTTGTCATCCTTTTGGGGTGTGACACCATCACTTGACTGAGAAACTGGTTCCGATTTTGTTAAGCTAGGTGAATTTTTGATaccattttttcttgccTTAGTTCTGTGATCAAAAATCCTGAGGATGATGTTGCCTTCATACAACTGTATATTACCATCCTTAATAATTTCCATCAAAGCGTCAGGTATTTGCTTTTTTGCAACGTGTCTCAAGAAGTCCTTAATGGAAGGGTCagattttggaattaaaTTATCGCTATTGCCAAATTTATAGTGATCTTCGTGAATATGGAAGTCCATAGAGGGAGGACTATTTTCATACTTTTTCAGGAGTTCTTGATCTGCTTCATAAAATCGATGAGTTTTTGCTTTTCGTCTTAAATACTGCATTTTCACCATTTGCTTCTGTTGTGGTGTCAGTTTTTCATATTGCTCGGGAGTTAATCCAAAATAtttctgttgttgttgctgcaaTAGTCTTTTTTGCTCGTTTTGCTTTAATTTTGCAACCTGTGCGTTGTTAATTGGATTATTGACAGGCTTGTTGACAGGTGCGTTTATTGACGTATTAACCAAAGTGTTCAACGACTGATTATTAGGAACATTGGCGTGGTTGTTCATGTTTACAGATGCATTCTTAACGGGCATACCAGCACCCATCGGACTAATAACATTCATATTATCTTGATATTGGGCCTGCTGGGCTCCTGGCATGGATTTACCAGCAACAGGACTTTGACTGTAGGATCTGCTATTTCTGATTCCAGCAGTTATACTCTTACCAGGTACAGTTTTCCCTGGAACCGTTTTCCCAGGTACAGTTTTCCCAGGTACAGTTTTCCCAGGCACGGTTTTACCAGCTATATTTCCGGCAAAACCTTCAGAACCTGATGCATTAGGAAGTGTTTTCCCCGGTATGGATTTCCCAGCAGTTCTGGAAGTTTGCTGTGATATCTGTGCTTGTAGAGATTGTTGTTGTGCTTGCCTTTGTCTCATTATATGCGCTTGCTTAATCATCGCCTGATGTCGTTGCAGCAATTGAACATCAGACCTGGTCAATTCGCcgtttttcaataactgtttaaatttttcttgcttGGTCATACCTGGTTCAGGTTGGAGCTTCCGCAAAAGGGATTGAATATACTCAGCATTGGATACTTGTCCATTATTACTCAAGGTCTGGTGGTTTATGCCTGGCCGATGGGCATTCGGCACTTGGAAGCTTTGATTTCTGTTGGTGAATTGATTTGCTTGGTTTGAATTGTTTACCTGGTTTACTGAGCCCAAATTTTGCATATTGCTGACTGAATTGAGATTACCCATAGTGTTCATAGTATTATAGTTCATACTATTCAAACTGTTTACCGGATTGATATTGTTCATATTATTATTTAAGCTATTTATATTTCTCACCTCGTTGATGTTGTTCATATTGTTACCATTGTTTGCGTTATTCATTTTATTTAGGTTATTAGTATTAGCTATAGCTCCCATAACGTTTATATTGTTCATACTgttcatattgttcatGTTGTTCATGTTGTTCATGTTGTTCATGTTGTTCATGTTGTTCATGTTGTTCATGTTGTTCATGTTGTTCATGTTGTTCATGTTGTTCATGTTGTTCATGTTGTTCATGTTGTTCATGTTGTTCATGTTGTTCATACTGTTGATGCTATTCATGTTGCTCATGTTGCTCATGTTGCTCATGTTGTTCATACTGTTGATGCTATTCATGTTGCTCATATTATTCATATGATTAAATTGACTGGTGGGGCTAAAATTGGTAGAATGGTCTATATTCCCTATATTTCCTAGACTATTCATATTGTTCAATGCATTAATATGATTCAACGGACTTCCGCTGCTCATATCGTTTACACTATTCGTATTACTGAACATGCTGCTATGATCGTTCATAAATTGAGAACTTACCTGTTGATTGATGGGAATATTCATCTGATTCATACCAAGCTGATTTGACTGATTTGTAGAATACTCATTATTGCCACCAGATCCCACTGTGTTAGTCTGTGTAAATTGATTCAATGGACTAGGCTGATTTGATTGGTTGTTTTGAGTTAGTTGATTAACGGGGTCCATAAAtgaatttaaatttgaggAAAACTGGCTCTGTAGATGCTGGTCATAACTCTGACCGCTCATACCATTTCCTGAATTCATTCCAGCTACGTGTATGATCTCTCCCGCCAAATTAAGCAAAATGCTTGTATCTGTGGTGAAGTTACTGAAGCTTTTACAATCCAAAATTTAATTCAAATCAAAGTAATTTAGCCAGTTTTATTCGGTTGACCTGACATTGAAGCTAAAAACATGTTGCAATAAACCGAAACGAGAAAATGCGTGCGTGTGGaggaacaaaaaaaaaaaaatcataaatACGACGCGTCGGTCAACTTGCTGGAAAAACATTGTTCAACATTAAATTTAGTGCCTACAGTAGGAAAAACTAGTAAATTTTGACAACTTGATTTCTGTCCAGCCGTTGAtgatgtttcttttttttgctttctaCTTGGATTCTTGTATTTGTGTTTTTCCCCCTCTATAACATAACTCAATAGGTCAAAGCTGCCCTATACTTTTTCATCTTAGCTCATAACTCACATAAACTATTTAGTTGGAGGCAAAGTTTTACGCATTTAAAATATACCGGGTAATATACTAGCTTTTAGGAGAATATTACAAAAGAACAAATAGCAAGCAACTTATTAAAGTCTTATTATTTAACTTAtccattgataaaaaaaaattcaacttttttcGGCTCTGAAGGTTTAGTTTCTTTGTAccttttctctttttgcatttttctttattcGACTgggttttcaattttgCCAAAATACATCCTTTCAAACATTCATAAGCTTGTCACTGATTAACAGCTCTAGACAGCCTGTTATTTTATTTCCCACTTCCATTGTTTGGTTAGTTTGAAACACATCTATAATGTCAAACA
The Pichia kudriavzevii chromosome 2, complete sequence DNA segment above includes these coding regions:
- a CDS encoding uncharacterized protein (PKUD0B00740; similar to Saccharomyces cerevisiae YOL148C (SPT20); ancestral locus Anc_3.2) — translated: MNSGNGMSGQSYDQHLQSQFSSNLNSFMDPVNQLTQNNQSNQPSPLNQFTQTNTVGSGGNNEYSTNQSNQLGMNQMNIPINQQVSSQFMNDHSSMFSNTNSVNDMSSGSPLNHINALNNMNSLGNIGNIDHSTNFSPTSQFNHMNNMSNMNSINSMNNMSNMSNMSNMNSINSMNNMNNMNNMNNMNNMNNMNNMNNMNNMNNMNNMNNMNNMNNMNNMNNMNSMNNINVMGAIANTNNLNKMNNANNGNNMNNINEVRNINSLNNNMNNINPVNSLNSMNYNTMNTMGNLNSVSNMQNLGSVNQVNNSNQANQFTNRNQSFQVPNAHRPGINHQTLSNNGQVSNAEYIQSLLRKLQPEPGMTKQEKFKQLLKNGELTRSDVQLLQRHQAMIKQAHIMRQRQAQQQSLQAQISQQTSRTAGKSIPGKTLPNASGSEGFAGNIAGKTVPGKTVPGKTVPGKTVPGKTVPGKSITAGIRNSRSYSQSPVAGKSMPGAQQAQYQDNMNVISPMGAGMPVKNASVNMNNHANVPNNQSLNTLVNTSINAPVNKPVNNPINNAQVAKLKQNEQKRLLQQQQQKYFGLTPEQYEKLTPQQKQMVKMQYLRRKAKTHRFYEADQELLKKYENSPPSMDFHIHEDHYKFGNSDNLIPKSDPSIKDFLRHVAKKQIPDALMEIIKDGNIQLYEGNIILRIFDHRTKARKNGIKNSPSLTKSEPVSQSSDGVTPQKDDKGDLASSKKPFKEYRTILRLTQSGLYEDFCLTTDTQLFGDSFVLTFESELLTATARNVNLQPIQNPYLQDKSLWPTEQMVLPTYDEVNDKMVFPHRKDMREVVNERFRPNKKRKLIDFENYSYKPLHNDESQLNSKYEKVMLIMNESSAHSNISINKQDIELPRFERLRFVESLRRQNLLNKEVNTNGLNSETSNVGGYTGLSGLRGVNTKPFSAGLPTKNDNITEVKANTQDDEKKTTKPNTKVPASKKKADKPKKPRKPTKKQLAAQAAAENGTPVETKKKKTPAKKKA